A segment of the Synechococcus sp. MEDNS5 genome:
ACAACTTGCAGCCTGAAGACTGCGTTGAAGCATTGCCTCCCTCGACTGAGGGAGGCCGGCCTCCATTGAGCTCCCTCAACTGAGGGAGGACAAAGTCAATCTTCCAGCGCAATCTGAGGGGAATCGTCCGCTCACGCAATGGTTCCCACCCCTCTGTTCATCACCGGAGTGCTGGCCTGGTTGAAGTCTCTGAAAGTTGGATGAGTGCTGAATCCGCCTTGCCGGTGAGAGGCTGGAAGGCTGATTGCTCGTTGTGCTCGTGCCCAGCCCTGCCGATGCCGACGCCAATCTCAAGCGGGCCCTCGAGCAGCTCAATGAAAACGAAGCGGCGGTGGCCGAGGCGATCAATGAGGCCCGGGCTGAACACTCCCGCACCGAGCCGCCGGTCACTGGCGCGGAGTTGCTAGGACGCATCGATGACCTGGCGGCGCAGCGATCGCTCGACAGCCAGGACGCCGCGATCCTCTGCCATTGGCCCGATGCCGCCTCCATCGGCCAGGCCTGGTTTGCGCTCAAGCATCCCGGCCAGAGCGTGCCCAGTCCGATGCTGGTGCTCGATGCCTATCTGGTGGGGGCGCCGCCGTTTCTGAGCAAGGCCCAGCGTGATCAGGTGAGCGACTGGTACCGCAGCCAGGTGTCCGCTAATGCCGAGTACACCGATGCAGTCACCGGTGCCGCCAAGGCCTTTGTGCTGATCGGTGATCTCAACGCCAGTGCCGCCGGTATGGCCTGGCAGACGATCATTCCCGATCTGCTCGCCAAGGGTCACAACCTGGAGTTCAACGTCACCAAGGAACAGGTGACGGCTGCCGCCGCCCGTTGGATCGTGGCGGTGGCCGATACGTTCACGCCGCCATCGCTCACGGGACAATGAGGTTGTCGATGCGGAGTCCAGCCACGCTCGTTGTTGCATTGGGGCTTGCCGCTGCGTGCCTCCCGAGTGCCTTGGCCCAGCAGCCGGTGCGTCCGTTGCCCAAGGTCGGCTCGTGTCCGATCGGGTATTACAGCTCCAGCGATTACTGCGTTCCCAGCAAGAGCGGCAACGTGAGAGGAGCGATTGAAAAAGTCGGCAATGGCTGCCCCATCGGGTTTTACGCATCGGGCAGCTACTGCCTGAGCAGCCCCAGCAACCAACGGCAGGCGATCGAGAAAACAGGCAATGGCTGTCCGATTGGTTGGTTCAGCTCCGGGCGCTATTGCCTTCAGCGCCGCTGAAGCATCCCTAAACGGGGGGATTGGCTAGCAAGTGGGAGTCATCTTCAGACCCATGACGCTCGGCGACCTCCTTCGCATCATCCTGGCCTTTTTTTTGCCGCCCCTGGCGGTCGCCACCCAGGTGGGTCTCACCGGTGCGTTCTGGCTCAATCTGCTCTTCTGGTTGCTCAGCTTCGGAGGTCTGGGGCTGCCATTCATGGCCATCATGTGGCCTGTGGCTGTGATCCACGCGATCTATATCTGCGTCACCCGCAAATGAGGGCTGACGTAATGGTGCCTTGGGTGATATTGACGCTGTCCCAGCCCTTGGGTCTGGAGCTGGATTCGGTCGCTGTCTTTGTGGCCGGCGCTGATGCCGCAGGATCTGGCGCGGGGGCTGCGCTATCCGGGCTGGGCTGGCTGCACGCGCCCAGAAGCACGGCCGCCGCCAGCGGAGCCAGCAGGTGGCGGGCGGGTCTGCTGGTGCGTTCAGTGGGCGATGGCACGGGTAGGTCAGCCGTTGCTCCATCGTCATAGCCATCCAACTGCCGCTACAAAAGGGGCAGCGCAAGCCCGCCTGACGCGAGCAGCACCCCTGGCTAGCTCTGTAGCAGCGGCTGGTCAGCGATGCGCCTTCAAGTACTGCCGATTTGGGGTCTCGCCCTGGGCTCGCTGGCCCTGGTCACCGGCTGCATGGGCGGTGAGCCTCTGCACCGCTTCACCTTTTCACCCGAGGCCATCAAGCCAGGGGAAACCACCCTCACCCTGCGCAAAGGCGAGCGCTTGCAGTTCTGGAACAGCCTGGATGTGACTTACAAGCCCGGCACAGAACTGGTTTTCAAGATTGGAATCACGCCCAAGGATTCAGGGGAGGCGTCGCAGGTGATTTGTGATGCCTTGGATCCCTCCGTGACATTTATGAGCCGAACGGTGGAGAGTCCAAGCCGCATCAGTCAGTCGTGGAAACAGGCGCGGATGCGCTGCAGTTTTGGGCCCGTTGCCACCACCCAAACCTTCAACATCACAGCTCTGCCTGTGGCATCAGCTCCGATGCAAGCCGAGCGTTTGAGTCTTGAACTGAAGCGCTGATGGCTTCAGCGCTCACCTCTGGGTTGAGGCCGGGAGGCCCACAGGATCACCCGGGAGGCCAGCCAGCCCAGGAAGGCGCCAATCACCCTTGCATTCGCGACGTTGTGCGTGGAGATGGTGGGCGGGATGGCTCTGCAGCTGAGCCATCCACACGCCGCTAGAAGAAGGGCATCCGAACTGCCTGGGTTGATGCAATGGCGATCCTTACCGGCGTTCCGTGAGAAATCGCCTGCTTACCTTGATGCTGTGGATGCCTACTTGCCTGCGCTGAGTGCGTTGAGTGTTCAGCAGCGCAGGGATCTGGCGGTGTTCAAGGCGGCTGAGCTCCTGAATGCGTTGATTCAGATCCGCGAGCGCAGGCAGGCACCTGATCGGCTGGGGGACGCCTTCGCGAAAGCCTCCTTCCAGCGCGTGCGCCAGGTGATCCGCGAGCGGCGGATCGTTTTGCAGGGAGCTGAGTTGATCGATCTGCGTGATCCTGTGCTCCGAGACCTGATCGATGAAGGCTGCCGCCTGTTCCATGCCGGCAAAAGGGATGCCGCTGTGTATCAACGAGCCCTGGCCCTCTCAGCAGCCCAGTGTCTGGTGCTCAACGATCAGCTTGATGAAGCGATCGCCCGCTATGCAGCAGGCAGCGGATTGTCGTTTCCAGACTCCCTGCTGCAGGCGGTGCGCAG
Coding sequences within it:
- a CDS encoding YqaE/Pmp3 family membrane protein is translated as MTLGDLLRIILAFFLPPLAVATQVGLTGAFWLNLLFWLLSFGGLGLPFMAIMWPVAVIHAIYICVTRK